A window of the Deinococcus gobiensis I-0 genome harbors these coding sequences:
- a CDS encoding RNA 2'-phosphotransferase, which yields MNDKALSHRLSYLLRHAPHEAGVLLEPGGWVPLAPLLAHLGVTREQVERVVADSDKRRFALAGARIRANQGHSVPVDLELVPAPPPAELYHGTTGGALAAIREQGLRAMTRHHVHLSPDRETARRVGARRGPPVVLTVAAGAMHAAGYVFSLSENGVWLTGAVPPGFIRFPGLT from the coding sequence ATGAACGACAAGGCCCTCTCGCACCGCCTCTCGTACCTGCTGAGGCACGCGCCGCACGAGGCGGGCGTGCTGCTGGAGCCGGGCGGCTGGGTGCCCCTCGCCCCGCTGCTCGCGCACCTGGGGGTCACGCGGGAGCAGGTCGAGCGGGTGGTGGCCGACAGCGACAAGCGGCGCTTCGCGCTGGCGGGCGCGCGGATCCGCGCCAACCAGGGCCACAGCGTGCCGGTGGACCTGGAACTGGTGCCTGCCCCGCCCCCTGCCGAGCTGTACCACGGCACGACCGGCGGGGCGCTCGCGGCCATCCGTGAACAGGGGCTGCGGGCCATGACCCGCCACCATGTCCACCTCTCGCCCGACCGCGAGACGGCGCGGCGGGTGGGCGCGCGGCGCGGCCCGCCGGTCGTGCTGACGGTGGCGGCCGGGGCGATGCACGCCGCCGGATACGTGTTCTCTCTCTCCGAGAACGGCGTGTGGCTCACCGGCGCGGTGCCGCCCGGCTTCATCCGCTTTCCCGGCCTGACCTGA
- a CDS encoding DUF1206 domain-containing protein has translation MADEQQRVGDLRRAGEQAVQEAAPGLEALARFGYACRGAVYLTVGGLALTLAAGRRGGAATDTQGAVRRLEDLPLGEVLVGVLALGLVGYALWQLLRAVLDPERLGTDAAGLARRLGYLASGAVNLGAAWFAVRLATQARVEDGASAQDLAAQVLALPAGQVLLGLGGAALLGAGVAELVSAAKGKFMAFIALRGVGADHAGTLRRVGQLGTAARGTVLGLVGAFVLVAAVQGEAAGVRGTGGALNWLLNRPGGAWLLGAVALGTVCYGLWCFVQARYRHIQVRSGLDAA, from the coding sequence ATGGCCGACGAACAGCAGAGGGTGGGCGACCTGCGCCGGGCGGGCGAGCAGGCCGTGCAGGAGGCTGCGCCGGGCCTGGAGGCGCTCGCCCGTTTCGGCTACGCCTGCCGGGGCGCGGTGTACCTCACGGTGGGGGGGCTGGCCCTGACCCTGGCGGCCGGTCGCCGGGGCGGCGCGGCCACCGACACCCAGGGGGCCGTGCGCCGTCTGGAGGACCTGCCGCTGGGCGAGGTGCTGGTGGGCGTCCTGGCGCTGGGGCTGGTCGGCTACGCCCTGTGGCAGCTGCTGCGCGCCGTACTGGACCCTGAACGCCTGGGCACGGACGCGGCCGGACTGGCCCGTCGCCTCGGCTACCTCGCCAGCGGGGCCGTGAATCTGGGCGCGGCGTGGTTCGCGGTGCGGCTCGCCACGCAGGCCCGCGTGGAGGACGGGGCCAGCGCGCAGGACCTCGCGGCGCAGGTGCTGGCGCTGCCGGCCGGGCAGGTGCTGCTGGGGCTGGGAGGCGCCGCCCTGCTGGGGGCGGGGGTCGCCGAACTCGTCAGCGCCGCGAAGGGCAAATTCATGGCCTTCATCGCGCTGCGCGGCGTGGGGGCCGACCATGCCGGGACACTGCGCCGCGTGGGGCAGCTCGGCACGGCGGCGCGCGGAACCGTGCTGGGGCTGGTGGGCGCCTTCGTGCTCGTGGCGGCGGTGCAGGGCGAAGCGGCCGGCGTGCGCGGCACCGGCGGCGCGCTGAACTGGCTGCTGAACCGGCCCGGCGGGGCGTGGCTGCTCGGCGCGGTCGCGCTGGGCACCGTGTGCTACGGCCTGTGGTGCTTCGTGCAGGCGCGCTACCGCCACATTCAGGTGCGCTCCGGGCTGGACGCGGCATGA
- a CDS encoding Sir2 family NAD-dependent protein deacetylase, translating to MTPEQARAALAAARRVAVLTGAGVSAESGIPTFRDAQTGHWARFRPEDLASPQAYWRDPELVWDWYAGRYRDVMAAEPNAAHLLLAELEREKGAGFFLATQNVDGLHGRVGSGTLGGTLAELHGNLTHARDEVTGEVHALPAPDALTLPPTSPAGNRMRPNVVWFGEDLPGDALEAAQDAFAAADVALVIGTSGVVYPAAGLAAWTLRRGGIAVEINPQPTDLTPHMTLSLRAGAAEGLRLLMTPPSG from the coding sequence ATGACGCCCGAGCAGGCCCGCGCCGCCCTGGCCGCCGCCCGCCGCGTGGCCGTCCTGACGGGCGCGGGGGTCAGCGCCGAGAGCGGCATCCCCACCTTCCGCGACGCGCAGACCGGCCACTGGGCACGTTTCCGGCCCGAGGACCTCGCCAGCCCGCAGGCCTACTGGCGCGACCCGGAGCTGGTGTGGGACTGGTACGCCGGGCGCTACCGCGACGTCATGGCCGCCGAGCCCAACGCCGCACACCTGCTGCTGGCCGAACTGGAGCGCGAGAAGGGCGCGGGCTTTTTCCTGGCGACCCAGAACGTGGACGGCCTGCACGGGCGGGTGGGCAGCGGCACCCTGGGGGGCACGCTGGCCGAGCTGCACGGCAACCTCACCCACGCCCGCGACGAGGTGACGGGCGAGGTCCATGCGCTGCCCGCCCCGGACGCCCTGACGCTGCCGCCCACCTCGCCCGCCGGGAACCGCATGCGCCCGAACGTGGTCTGGTTCGGCGAGGACCTGCCTGGAGACGCCCTGGAGGCCGCCCAGGACGCCTTCGCCGCCGCCGACGTGGCGCTGGTGATCGGCACGAGCGGCGTGGTGTACCCGGCCGCCGGGCTGGCCGCCTGGACCCTGCGCCGGGGCGGAATCGCCGTCGAGATCAATCCGCAGCCGACCGACCTGACGCCGCACATGACCCTGAGCCTGCGCGCCGGGGCCGCCGAGGGCCTGCGCCTCTTAATGACCCCTCCATCCGGTTGA
- the ribD gene encoding bifunctional diaminohydroxyphosphoribosylaminopyrimidine deaminase/5-amino-6-(5-phosphoribosylamino)uracil reductase RibD, with protein MKTEYPPSEVDHMRLALREAARGQPTAAPNPPVGCVLVRGGEVVGSGFHVRAGEPHAEVLALRAAGEQARGATAYVTLEPCAHTGRTPPCADALIAAGVARVVVAALDPDPRVAGQGVARLRAAGVDVTVGVLEDEATRQQAGFRMRVTAGRPWVAYKYAMTLDGRVAAQGEGRGAVTSAPAWARVMAWRAEADAVAVGSGTVLADDPRLTVRGPEDGAAGGHDPRPVVFDRSGRVPPTARALRPGSVLITAPGTDARPYEERGVTVLRVGSLPGALRALGDLGLNTLLLEGGPTLATAFFAAGLVDEVRALVAPKVLGAGLPPLALAPRPMAQAHELSDLQIEVLGPDLLVSGLVRPVPRLAAAGGM; from the coding sequence ATGAAGACGGAATATCCACCCTCCGAGGTGGACCACATGCGTTTGGCGCTGCGCGAAGCGGCGCGGGGCCAGCCTACGGCGGCCCCCAATCCCCCCGTGGGTTGCGTGCTGGTGCGCGGCGGCGAGGTGGTCGGAAGCGGCTTTCATGTCCGCGCCGGCGAACCCCACGCCGAGGTGCTCGCGCTGCGTGCGGCCGGCGAGCAGGCGCGCGGGGCCACGGCCTACGTCACGCTCGAACCGTGCGCGCACACCGGCCGTACGCCCCCCTGCGCCGACGCCCTGATCGCGGCGGGCGTCGCGCGGGTGGTCGTCGCCGCGCTCGACCCCGATCCGCGCGTGGCCGGACAGGGCGTGGCGCGGCTGCGCGCGGCGGGCGTAGACGTCACGGTGGGCGTGCTGGAGGACGAGGCCACGCGCCAGCAGGCCGGCTTCCGGATGCGGGTCACGGCGGGGCGGCCCTGGGTCGCCTACAAGTACGCCATGACCCTCGACGGCCGGGTGGCGGCGCAGGGCGAGGGGCGCGGCGCCGTCACCTCGGCCCCCGCCTGGGCGCGCGTCATGGCGTGGCGGGCCGAGGCCGACGCGGTGGCGGTCGGCTCCGGCACCGTGCTGGCCGACGACCCGCGCCTCACCGTGCGTGGCCCGGAAGACGGTGCGGCGGGTGGGCACGACCCCCGGCCCGTGGTGTTCGACCGGAGCGGGCGTGTACCCCCCACGGCGCGGGCGCTGCGGCCCGGCAGCGTGCTGATTACGGCGCCCGGCACCGATGCCCGGCCGTACGAAGAAAGGGGCGTGACCGTGCTGCGCGTAGGCAGCCTGCCCGGCGCCCTGCGCGCCCTGGGTGACCTGGGCCTGAACACCCTGCTGCTGGAGGGCGGGCCGACCCTGGCGACCGCCTTCTTCGCGGCCGGGCTGGTGGACGAGGTGCGCGCCCTGGTCGCCCCCAAGGTGCTCGGTGCGGGCCTGCCGCCCCTCGCGCTCGCCCCGCGCCCGATGGCGCAGGCGCACGAACTGAGCGACCTCCAGATCGAAGTCCTCGGCCCGGACCTGCTCGTCTCGGGCCTGGTCCGCCCCGTTCCCCGCCTCGCGGCGGCAGGAGGCATGTGA
- a CDS encoding riboflavin synthase, which yields MFTGIVEQLGHVTRTEEVGGLTRLTVAPERMWTDLSLGESVACSGTCLTVTGWDERSFTAELSQETLAKTAPHWVRGGWLNLERAMTAQARFGGHIVSGHVDGVGEILEVEEAPGAYTLRVRAPRALAGYLTPKGSVTADGVSLTLVDVGGPGGTRPGWPAEDFSLWLVPHTLAVTTLGGWRVGSRINLEADQLAKYVGRLLALRDAGLETVA from the coding sequence ATGTTTACCGGAATCGTCGAACAACTCGGGCACGTGACCCGCACCGAAGAAGTGGGCGGCCTGACCCGCCTGACCGTCGCCCCCGAGCGCATGTGGACCGACCTGAGCCTGGGCGAGAGCGTGGCCTGCTCGGGCACCTGCCTGACCGTCACCGGCTGGGACGAGCGCAGCTTCACGGCCGAACTGAGCCAGGAAACGCTCGCCAAGACCGCGCCGCACTGGGTCCGGGGCGGCTGGCTCAACCTCGAACGCGCCATGACGGCGCAGGCCCGGTTCGGGGGCCACATCGTCAGCGGGCACGTGGACGGGGTGGGTGAGATTCTGGAGGTGGAGGAGGCGCCGGGCGCCTACACGCTGCGGGTGCGGGCGCCGCGCGCCCTGGCCGGCTACCTGACCCCCAAGGGCAGCGTCACCGCCGACGGCGTGAGCCTGACGCTGGTGGACGTGGGCGGCCCCGGCGGCACCCGCCCCGGGTGGCCCGCCGAGGACTTCAGCCTGTGGCTGGTGCCGCACACCCTGGCCGTGACCACGCTGGGCGGCTGGCGCGTGGGCTCGCGCATCAACCTGGAGGCCGACCAGCTCGCCAAATATGTCGGGCGACTGCTGGCGCTGCGGGACGCGGGCCTGGAGACGGTCGCATGA
- a CDS encoding bifunctional 3,4-dihydroxy-2-butanone-4-phosphate synthase/GTP cyclohydrolase II — MSLASIPELLAELRAGRPVIVVDDEGRENEGDLLMPAETATSEWIAFMARECRGLICVTLSPERAAHLNLAPMVGASSDPHGTAFTVSVDHVSNSTGISAHDRAATVAALIDPDARPGDFRRPGHLFPLVARPGGVLRRAGHTEAAGDLARLAGFADAGVICEIMNDTGEMSRLPELLTFGARHGLKVGSIEALIAWRREHDPLPPEAETPPLVMRQVAESRLPTAYGEFRLVGFEDTRTGAEHVALVMGEVAPEPLLVRLHSECLTGDAFGSLRCDCGPQRDAALREIAREGRGVLVYLRQEGRGIGLLNKIRAYALQDGGADTVDANLRLGLPADARDFGVGAQMLRLLGARQLRVLTNNPRKLAGLGDFGLEVVERVPLHVGEGRHNAAYLQTKRERLGHL, encoded by the coding sequence ATGAGCCTCGCCTCCATTCCCGAACTGCTGGCCGAACTGCGCGCGGGCCGCCCGGTGATCGTGGTGGACGACGAGGGCCGCGAGAACGAGGGCGACCTGCTGATGCCCGCCGAAACTGCCACCTCCGAGTGGATCGCCTTCATGGCGCGCGAGTGCCGGGGCCTGATCTGCGTGACGCTGAGCCCCGAGCGCGCCGCGCACCTGAACCTCGCGCCGATGGTCGGGGCGAGCTCGGACCCGCACGGCACCGCCTTCACGGTCAGCGTGGACCACGTGAGCAACAGCACCGGCATCAGCGCGCACGACCGGGCGGCGACGGTGGCGGCCCTCATCGACCCGGACGCGCGGCCGGGCGACTTCCGGCGGCCCGGCCACCTGTTTCCGCTCGTGGCGCGGCCCGGCGGGGTGCTGCGGCGCGCCGGGCACACCGAGGCGGCGGGCGACCTCGCGCGGCTCGCGGGCTTCGCCGACGCCGGGGTGATCTGCGAGATCATGAACGACACGGGCGAGATGAGCCGCCTGCCCGAACTGCTGACCTTCGGCGCGCGTCACGGCCTGAAGGTGGGCAGCATCGAGGCCCTGATCGCGTGGCGGCGCGAGCACGACCCCCTGCCGCCGGAGGCGGAGACGCCGCCCCTGGTCATGCGGCAGGTGGCCGAGTCGCGGCTGCCGACCGCCTACGGTGAATTCCGTCTGGTCGGTTTCGAGGACACCCGCACCGGGGCCGAACACGTCGCGCTGGTGATGGGCGAGGTGGCGCCGGAGCCGCTGCTCGTGCGCCTGCACTCCGAGTGCCTGACCGGCGACGCCTTCGGCAGCCTGCGCTGCGACTGCGGGCCGCAGCGCGACGCCGCCCTGCGCGAGATCGCGCGGGAGGGCCGGGGCGTGCTGGTGTACCTGCGCCAGGAGGGCCGGGGTATCGGCCTGCTGAACAAGATCCGGGCCTATGCCCTGCAAGACGGCGGGGCCGACACCGTGGACGCCAACCTGCGCCTGGGCCTGCCCGCCGATGCCCGCGACTTCGGGGTCGGGGCGCAGATGCTGCGGCTGCTGGGCGCGCGGCAACTGCGCGTCCTGACGAACAACCCCCGCAAGCTCGCGGGCCTGGGCGACTTCGGCCTGGAGGTCGTGGAGCGCGTGCCCCTGCATGTAGGCGAGGGCCGGCACAACGCCGCCTACCTCCAGACCAAACGCGAGCGCCTGGGGCATCTGTAA
- the ribH gene encoding 6,7-dimethyl-8-ribityllumazine synthase encodes MNRIEANLLAHDLRFAVVSTRWNHLVVDRLVEGAELAFVQHGGRSEQLDHYLVPGSYEMPLVARRLAESGRYDAVVGLGAVIKGDTDHYDFVAGAAATGLLNSSLHTGVPVAFGVLTTDTVEQALNRAGIKAGNKGAEAVLAMIETANLLRRIGAGEGQPG; translated from the coding sequence ATGAACCGTATCGAAGCCAACCTGCTCGCCCATGACCTGCGTTTCGCCGTCGTCTCGACCCGCTGGAACCACCTCGTCGTGGACCGGCTGGTCGAGGGCGCCGAGCTCGCCTTCGTGCAGCACGGGGGCCGCAGCGAGCAGCTCGACCACTACCTCGTGCCCGGCTCCTACGAGATGCCGCTCGTCGCGCGCCGCCTGGCCGAGTCCGGGCGCTACGACGCCGTGGTGGGCCTGGGGGCCGTCATCAAGGGCGACACCGATCACTACGACTTCGTGGCGGGCGCGGCGGCCACCGGCCTGCTGAATTCGTCGCTGCACACCGGGGTGCCGGTCGCCTTCGGGGTGCTGACCACCGACACGGTCGAGCAGGCCCTGAACCGCGCGGGCATCAAGGCGGGCAACAAGGGCGCCGAGGCGGTCCTCGCCATGATCGAGACCGCCAACCTGCTGCGGCGCATCGGGGCGGGGGAGGGGCAGCCGGGCTGA
- a CDS encoding DUF4357 domain-containing protein: MSLAEVQDAVQAIQGWLDDPPGEAVVRQCIVLRLLLAAGFDIWNPQEIVPEETNAGGRRSDFLVRRGQGRFALEIKGMGVTLGNREYEQAVTYSVHEGSRWAVVTNGRKWVVLDEHLPGRYEQRATLTLEMGHDTEHFASDLYAVLSAEVWERDALEGAVAQVRARQQRRTDEAKIRREKTRVVEATQKEFEIATFGKAADAASKMGRITEAERDVLLGLGEGVPSAPQGDIEFTSAVGEARATAIYRPDDGSWTVKAGSTARRELLPGSSSRGVRNRRQKLLDEGVLTVLDDGLLLFARDLSHSSPSSAAADIAGGARNGWEVWRDTVGRPAQHHRPTKQAASP, encoded by the coding sequence ATGTCGCTTGCCGAGGTACAGGACGCGGTTCAGGCCATTCAGGGCTGGCTGGATGACCCGCCGGGCGAGGCCGTGGTGCGTCAGTGCATCGTGCTGCGCCTGCTGCTGGCGGCCGGTTTCGACATTTGGAACCCGCAGGAGATCGTGCCCGAGGAAACCAACGCGGGCGGAAGGCGCTCCGACTTTCTGGTGCGGCGCGGGCAGGGCCGCTTCGCGCTGGAAATCAAGGGCATGGGCGTGACGCTGGGCAACCGCGAGTACGAGCAGGCCGTGACCTATTCCGTGCACGAGGGCAGCCGCTGGGCCGTCGTGACCAACGGGCGCAAGTGGGTGGTGCTCGACGAGCATCTGCCCGGGCGCTACGAGCAGCGCGCGACCCTGACGCTCGAAATGGGCCACGACACCGAGCATTTTGCCAGTGATCTCTATGCCGTCCTGAGCGCCGAGGTCTGGGAGCGCGACGCGCTGGAAGGGGCCGTCGCGCAGGTCAGGGCCCGCCAGCAACGCCGCACCGACGAGGCGAAGATTCGCCGCGAGAAGACGCGGGTGGTCGAGGCCACGCAGAAGGAATTCGAGATCGCCACCTTCGGGAAGGCCGCCGACGCCGCGAGCAAGATGGGCCGGATCACCGAGGCCGAGCGGGACGTGCTGCTGGGGCTGGGTGAAGGTGTACCGTCTGCGCCACAGGGAGACATCGAATTCACCTCTGCGGTGGGCGAGGCGCGGGCCACGGCGATCTACCGCCCAGACGACGGAAGCTGGACGGTCAAGGCGGGGAGTACGGCGCGCCGGGAACTGCTGCCGGGCAGTTCGAGCAGAGGTGTTCGGAATCGCCGTCAGAAATTGCTGGATGAGGGCGTCTTGACGGTCCTCGATGACGGGCTGCTGCTCTTTGCCCGTGACCTGAGCCACAGCAGCCCGAGCAGCGCCGCCGCAGATATCGCCGGTGGAGCCCGGAACGGCTGGGAGGTCTGGCGGGACACCGTAGGCCGACCCGCTCAACACCACCGGCCCACTAAGCAGGCTGCGTCACCTTAG
- a CDS encoding DUF512 domain-containing protein, which produces MTAAPEFPGPHIPEEIFYPAPIKTVEAGSPAERAGVQPGDVLLRVNGEAVTDVLAYRHKLSQGVATLEIARPREAPRAMTGVPGTAQDHHRLFLPAPPSLEDTFTFTVEWEDPGLDFEEVLFDGIKKCANKCDFCYVHQMPRGFRKSLYIMDDDYRLSFLYGSFVTLTNLTEGDINRILDENLSPLYVSVHSSNQELRQDMMKWWKLKVKDEQAVQIRGMIERLESIDLYTQIVLVPERNDRENLDETVEYLSSRPNVISAAVVPIGLTGHRKNLPDVRTFNREEAQDTLARLNVWRKKFLAERGTRFIFPSDELYLLAGEPLPSEEEYEGFPMLENGVGMIRDFLTEPLPELPAALPEPRKVILGTGALFAESLDLAVQPLRAIEGLEIEVRHVVNKTFGDITTVAGLLTGRCFRHAIKPGEADLLLVPNSTLRYGTELMLDDVSLTELRQELKMDIRPGGATLGELARVILQGTQSSGTQWGMSAHAVKDRPLEEKVAEQGMHA; this is translated from the coding sequence ATGACGGCAGCCCCGGAATTCCCCGGTCCACACATTCCCGAAGAGATATTCTACCCCGCGCCCATCAAGACCGTGGAGGCGGGTAGCCCCGCCGAGCGTGCGGGCGTGCAGCCTGGCGACGTGCTGCTGCGCGTCAACGGCGAGGCCGTGACCGACGTACTGGCCTACCGCCACAAGCTCTCGCAGGGCGTGGCGACGCTGGAAATCGCCCGCCCCCGCGAGGCCCCGCGCGCCATGACCGGCGTGCCCGGCACGGCGCAGGACCACCACCGCCTGTTCCTGCCCGCGCCGCCCAGCCTGGAAGACACCTTCACCTTCACGGTCGAGTGGGAAGACCCAGGCCTGGACTTCGAGGAAGTGCTGTTCGACGGCATCAAGAAGTGCGCCAACAAGTGCGATTTCTGCTACGTGCACCAGATGCCCCGGGGCTTCCGCAAGAGCCTCTACATCATGGACGACGACTACCGCCTGTCGTTCCTGTACGGCTCCTTCGTCACGCTGACCAACCTCACCGAGGGCGACATCAACCGCATCCTGGACGAGAACCTCTCGCCGCTGTACGTGTCGGTGCACAGCTCGAACCAGGAATTGCGCCAGGACATGATGAAGTGGTGGAAGCTCAAGGTCAAAGACGAGCAGGCCGTGCAGATTCGCGGCATGATCGAGCGCCTGGAGAGCATCGACCTCTACACCCAGATCGTCCTCGTGCCCGAGCGCAACGACCGCGAGAACCTCGACGAGACGGTCGAGTACCTCAGCAGCCGCCCCAACGTGATCTCGGCGGCGGTCGTGCCCATCGGCCTGACCGGGCACCGCAAGAACCTGCCCGACGTGCGCACCTTCAACCGCGAGGAGGCGCAGGACACCCTGGCCCGGTTGAACGTGTGGCGCAAGAAGTTCCTGGCCGAGCGCGGCACGCGCTTTATCTTTCCCAGCGACGAGCTGTACCTGCTGGCCGGCGAGCCGCTGCCCAGCGAGGAGGAATACGAGGGTTTCCCCATGCTGGAAAACGGCGTGGGCATGATCCGCGACTTCCTGACCGAGCCGCTGCCCGAGCTGCCGGCCGCGTTGCCCGAGCCGCGTAAGGTCATCCTGGGCACGGGCGCGCTGTTCGCCGAGTCACTGGACTTGGCCGTGCAGCCGCTGCGCGCCATCGAGGGCCTGGAGATCGAGGTGCGCCATGTGGTCAACAAGACTTTCGGGGATATCACCACGGTGGCGGGGCTGCTCACGGGACGCTGCTTCCGGCACGCGATCAAGCCCGGCGAGGCCGACCTGCTGCTCGTGCCCAACTCGACGCTGCGTTACGGCACCGAGCTGATGCTCGACGACGTGAGCCTCACCGAACTGCGTCAGGAGCTGAAGATGGATATCCGGCCGGGCGGGGCCACGCTGGGCGAGCTGGCGCGCGTGATCTTGCAGGGCACGCAGAGCAGCGGCACCCAGTGGGGCATGAGCGCGCACGCGGTCAAGGACCGGCCGCTGGAGGAGAAGGTGGCCGAGCAGGGGATGCACGCCTGA
- a CDS encoding LysR substrate-binding domain-containing protein — MDQDFSGLGHGLELRHLRYFVAVAEELHFGRAAARLNLAQPPLSQQIRRLEAIVGAELLRRNSRSVELTAAGEAFLERARRTLRHVQEDVAEARRVGQGAQGVLRLGFAGSAILTVVPELLRRYRGAAPLAQLQLSESFTAQVVAGLLAGDLDAGLVRDADPAPGLSVRTLFTEPYVAVLPAHHPAADGADMDVSALRRDPFVYYPRSAGARAYEQPLSLCAAHGFRPVIAQEASQWLTILRLVGAGLGVSIAPACVRQVAPDSVVCLPLRGPELRSEIQFVQREGEARPLVRAFAELAGEVAQESV, encoded by the coding sequence GTGGATCAAGACTTCTCCGGTCTGGGCCATGGCCTGGAACTGCGGCACCTGCGCTACTTCGTGGCCGTGGCCGAGGAACTGCATTTCGGGCGGGCGGCGGCGCGCCTGAACCTCGCCCAGCCGCCCCTCTCGCAGCAGATCCGGCGGCTGGAGGCCATCGTGGGGGCCGAGCTGTTGCGGCGCAACTCGCGCTCGGTCGAGCTGACGGCGGCGGGCGAGGCCTTTTTAGAGCGCGCCCGGCGCACGCTGCGCCACGTGCAGGAGGACGTGGCCGAGGCCCGGCGTGTGGGCCAGGGGGCGCAGGGCGTGCTGCGGCTGGGCTTCGCGGGATCGGCCATCCTGACGGTCGTGCCCGAGTTGCTGCGGCGCTACCGGGGGGCCGCGCCGCTCGCCCAGCTTCAGCTTTCCGAGTCCTTCACGGCGCAGGTCGTCGCAGGCCTGCTGGCAGGCGACCTTGACGCCGGGCTGGTGCGCGACGCCGATCCTGCCCCCGGCCTGAGCGTCCGCACGCTGTTCACCGAACCGTATGTCGCCGTGCTGCCCGCCCACCACCCGGCGGCGGACGGGGCCGACATGGACGTGTCGGCGCTGCGCCGCGATCCCTTCGTGTACTACCCGCGCTCGGCCGGCGCGCGGGCCTACGAGCAGCCGCTGAGCCTGTGTGCCGCACACGGCTTTCGTCCCGTGATCGCCCAGGAGGCCTCGCAGTGGCTGACCATCCTGCGCCTGGTGGGCGCGGGCCTGGGCGTGTCCATCGCCCCCGCGTGCGTGCGCCAGGTCGCCCCCGACTCGGTCGTGTGCCTGCCCCTGCGCGGCCCCGAACTGCGCAGCGAAATCCAGTTCGTGCAGCGTGAGGGGGAGGCCCGCCCCCTCGTGCGCGCCTTTGCCGAACTGGCCGGCGAGGTGGCGCAGGAGAGCGTATAG
- a CDS encoding GNAT family N-acetyltransferase, whose amino-acid sequence MNEPLLNETRPPALSLAPLATDADRAAFRALNEAWISDFFELEAADRAALADPDGHYVAPGGAVFMAHLEGRAVGCVALCPEGPGVFEVSKMAVDPAAQGRGVGRRLLAHAVAQARAMGAHRLVLASNARLGPAVHLYESVGFRHLAAHERPHTPYARADVFMELALS is encoded by the coding sequence ATGAACGAACCCCTGCTGAACGAAACGCGGCCACCCGCCCTGAGCCTCGCCCCCCTGGCGACCGATGCCGACCGCGCCGCCTTCCGGGCACTGAATGAGGCCTGGATCTCCGACTTCTTCGAGCTGGAGGCCGCCGACCGCGCGGCGCTGGCCGACCCGGACGGGCACTATGTCGCGCCGGGCGGGGCCGTGTTCATGGCGCACCTGGAGGGGCGGGCGGTGGGCTGCGTGGCCCTGTGCCCGGAGGGGCCGGGCGTGTTCGAGGTCTCGAAGATGGCGGTGGACCCCGCCGCGCAGGGCCGGGGCGTGGGGCGGCGGCTGCTCGCGCACGCGGTCGCGCAGGCGCGGGCTATGGGGGCGCACAGGCTGGTGCTCGCCAGCAACGCCCGCCTGGGGCCGGCCGTCCACCTGTACGAGAGCGTGGGCTTCCGGCACCTCGCGGCCCACGAGCGGCCGCATACGCCCTATGCCCGCGCCGACGTGTTCATGGAGCTGGCGCTGTCCTGA